The genomic segment AGTTCTCCCTTCTCAGGAATCTGTCCAGCTCCTCTCTTTCGGGTAGAAGGTACACATCCGCATCTGCAGATGATTCTATCTCAATCCTAAAGCTGGAACGCTTCCTGAACTCCCGGAATGAACTATACCATTTGCTCCCATTCTGCAGTGTAAAGGTTTTGCTAAAACCGGAGCCTGCATCCCTGTATTCCGCCGAGACCATATCGTATAGCCTTTTCGGGTCAACTCCGCAGGCCATGGCATACATATGTCCGGGTATCGCCACCAGCTCGGTCTGAACATCAAGGCTTAAGAGGAGAGAGGCTGTGAGTATGGCAAGGTCCTCACAGTCCCCCGCCATTAGTGCCATGGTACGTTCCGGCCTCTGGATGAGCTCGTATTCCGCCGGATCGCTCAAATACCTCACCTTCTCCTGTACGAAGCGGTAAATCCGGGCCACCTTGCACTCCGTATCTATACCGCAGTCACTGGCAAGGGAGAGGGCAAGCTCACGAACCTCCGCCAGATGCGGATCCACTGCCCTTTCATAGGCGGCAAACCTTGCCGGCACACCCACTATCTTCCTGGGAGAGAAGTTTATCCGCTCCTCTGGAGGGGGCATCTTGATACTCTTATTCTCCTCATCCTTTTTGATAAAGGTGTTGAACACAAAAAGAAGGATGAGCCCGAAAAAGATCGAGCCTATCAGATGCTTCATCCACCCTCCTAAAGGGTAAGTTCAAGGGTTAAACGCTCTCCATCACGCAGAACATCAAGGGTTATATCCATCCCCTTCTCCATATAGAAGAGGGCTAGC from the Limisalsivibrio acetivorans genome contains:
- a CDS encoding transglutaminase-like domain-containing protein — translated: MKHLIGSIFFGLILLFVFNTFIKKDEENKSIKMPPPEERINFSPRKIVGVPARFAAYERAVDPHLAEVRELALSLASDCGIDTECKVARIYRFVQEKVRYLSDPAEYELIQRPERTMALMAGDCEDLAILTASLLLSLDVQTELVAIPGHMYAMACGVDPKRLYDMVSAEYRDAGSGFSKTFTLQNGSKWYSSFREFRKRSSFRIEIESSADADVYLLPEREELDRFLRRENFTYMTYCSRENIRERTLTCDIEPGNYLAVTSDERSFVQVRIISEIKNRFDRIRVYNRNGVKCIPLDAAIKGEMVVPGMESENAELRDKSFIPLIR